A single Rhinolophus ferrumequinum isolate MPI-CBG mRhiFer1 chromosome 20, mRhiFer1_v1.p, whole genome shotgun sequence DNA region contains:
- the TSPAN13 gene encoding tetraspanin-13, protein MVCGGFACSKNCLCVLNLLYTLVSLLLIGIAAWGIGFGLISSLRVVGVVIAVGIFLFLIALVGLIGAVKHHQVLLFFYMIILLLVFIVQFSVSCACLALNQEQQGQLLEVGWNNTASARNDIQRNLNCCGFRSFNPNDTCLASCMKSGHPCSLCAPIIGKYAGEVLRFVGGIGLFFSFTEILGVWLTYRYRNQKDPRANPSAFL, encoded by the exons TTGGTTAGTTTGTTGCTAATTGGAATTGCCGCATGGGGCATTGGCTTCGGGCTGATTTCCAGTCTCCGGGTGGTCGGTGTGGTCATTGCCGTGGGCATCTTCTTGTTCCTGATTGCCTTAGTGGGACTGATCGGAGCGGTAAAACACCATCAGGTGTTGCtttttttt TACATGATCATTCTCTTACTTGTATTTATTGTTCAGTTTTCTGTATCATGTGCTTGTTTAGCCCTGAACCAGGAGCAACAG GGTCAGCTTCTGGAAGTTGGTTGGAACAATACAGCAAGTGCCCGGAATGACATCCAGAGAAATCTAAACTGCTGTGGGTTCCGAAGTTTTAATCCAAATGACACCTGTCTGGCT AGCTGTATGAAAAGCGGCCACCCATGCTCACTGTGTGCTCCGATAATAGGAAAATACGCTGGCGAGGTTTTGAGATTTGTCGGTGGCATtggtctcttcttcagttttacaGAG atcCTGGGTGTTTGGCTGACCTACAGATATAGAAACCAGAAAGATCCTCGTGCTAATCCTAGTGCATTCCTTTGA